Part of the Thermococcus barossii genome is shown below.
ATCCTCCCAAGATCAGGAGGGTTCTCAGGGAGGTTAGGGATGTTCACAGAGACCTCACAGGCTTCGGGAGATTTGTCTTTCAGTATTTTGGAGCGGAAGAAAAAACCCACAACTACCGCCTTTGGTGGCTGCTCCCGACGATACACCTCTTTGACATTGATGTCGCGAATGAGATTGACAAGGTTATGGGGATGCTTGATTAAGCACCCCCATTTTATGTTTATTCTCCTCTTTCATGGCTGGAGGTCAAGGATCAGCTTCGGCCTCTTCCACTCGTCCAAGACAGAGCGAAGCTCCTCGTTCTCCACCTTGGCGTAAAGCTCATCAAAGCGCTTCTTGGCCTCATCGTCCCCGGCCTTCCAGCGGGCCAGCTCCGCTATGGCCCTGAAGAAGTGTGCCGTATCGTCCTCGAAGAGCTCGGCAAAGGCCTCCATGTTCTTCGCGACCGTTTCATAAGCCTCCTCATTAAACAGTCCCTCAATGAAGTCCATCAGTGTGTCGAAGACAAGGCCAAAAACATCGTCGCTAACGTTAATGGCCTTGACGAGTGCGTCCCTTATCGCTCTGAACGCTTTATTATATTCATTCCTTCCGGCGAATATCTCGGCCTCCACAAGCTTGGCGTTTATCTCTATTTCGTTCTCCCTCGGGTTCCTGAGAACCTCGTTTATCAGAGCCTCGGCCGCATCATAGTCCCCAACTTCGTACCTGAAGTGCGCTAAGTCGAGAAGGCTTATGAGGTGGTTCTTTTCATCGCCGAGCCTCTCAAAAATCTCCCTGGCGCGCTCCATGAGCTCGATGGCCTTCTCGGTTTCACCGAGCTCGTCGTGGTTCACCGCCATGTTCGCCAGCGTAAGCGCTATCTCCCTCTCGTTCTTGAGGACTTCTTCCTCNAGCNTGAGCAGCTCCTNATAGGTCTCTATCGCCTTCTCCGGCATGCCGAAGTGCTCGTAGGCATCGGCCAGATAGTAGAGCGCGGTGGCGTACTCCTCGGGGTCGTCCCGTCTTCTCTCGGCTATCCGCCTGTAGAGCTCTATTCCCGCATCCGTGTCGTCGAGGTGTGCGTAAACGTGGGCTATCTCATGGAGCAGGTCGTAGGGGTCCTCGCACTCGACCGCGACTTCCCCGAGCCTTTTAAGTTCATTCCTGAGTTCCTCCTCACTCTCGATAGAGTCGATGTAATCGTCAAACAGCTCCAAAAGCCTCTCACAGTTTTTCTCGCTTAGGGCTTTCTCCCATTTGGCCTTGATATCGGTCATTTTCACCACCGCCCTTCGCTTGGCCAAACGGGTTAAAAAGCTATGGTTGCCGGAAACGGTGTACTGACAGCCCCGGAACGGGAGAGGATGGGTATATCGGGAGTTTTGATTTATATGGGCCGTTCCATAGAGGTTAGAGATAAAAGTTCCTCCGCTTTACGTATCTCTTCGGTGAGCCGTTCATTCCTTTCCCCAT
Proteins encoded:
- a CDS encoding tetratricopeptide repeat protein, yielding MTDIKAKWEKALSEKNCERLLELFDDYIDSIESEEELRNELKRLGEVAVECEDPYDLLHEIAHVYAHLDDTDAGIELYRRIAERRRDDPEEYATALYYLADAYEHFGMPEKAIETYXELLXLEEEVLKNEREIALTLANMAVNHDELGETEKAIELMERAREIFERLGDEKNHLISLLDLAHFRYEVGDYDAAEALINEVLRNPRENEIEINAKLVEAEIFAGRNEYNKAFRAIRDALVKAINVSDDVFGLVFDTLMDFIEGLFNEEAYETVAKNMEAFAELFEDDTAHFFRAIAELARWKAGDDEAKKRFDELYAKVENEELRSVLDEWKRPKLILDLQP